In Serratia marcescens subsp. marcescens ATCC 13880, a single genomic region encodes these proteins:
- a CDS encoding ATP-dependent Clp protease proteolytic subunit, translated as MREKMMLVPMVVEQTSRGERSFDIYSRLLRDRIVFLNGEVNDDVAEMLCAQLLFLEAENPEKPIHLYINSPGGAITSGLAIYDTMQYIRAPVHTLCMGTARSMGSFLLMAGEPGHRMALPNASLHVHQPLGGFQGQASDILIHAEEMKRTKDRVIRLYAQHCGLSYEEVERVLDRDRFMTADEAAAWGLIDRVLRAR; from the coding sequence ATGCGTGAGAAGATGATGCTCGTCCCGATGGTGGTGGAACAGACCAGCCGGGGAGAACGTTCCTTTGATATTTATTCGCGCCTGCTGCGCGATCGGATCGTGTTCCTTAACGGCGAAGTCAACGACGACGTGGCCGAAATGCTGTGTGCCCAGTTGCTGTTTCTGGAGGCGGAAAACCCGGAAAAACCGATCCACCTGTACATCAACTCGCCGGGCGGGGCGATCACCAGCGGGCTGGCGATTTACGACACCATGCAGTATATCCGCGCGCCGGTGCATACGCTGTGCATGGGCACCGCGCGTTCGATGGGGTCGTTCCTGTTGATGGCCGGCGAACCGGGGCACCGCATGGCGCTGCCTAATGCCAGCCTGCACGTGCACCAGCCGCTGGGCGGCTTTCAGGGGCAGGCCTCCGACATCTTGATCCACGCCGAAGAGATGAAGCGCACCAAAGACCGGGTGATTCGGCTGTATGCCCAACATTGCGGCCTAAGTTATGAAGAGGTGGAGCGGGTGTTGGATCGCGATCGCTTCATGACCGCCGACGAAGCGGCGGCCTGGGGGTTGATCGATAGGGTATTGCGGGCGCGGTAA
- a CDS encoding fimbrial biogenesis chaperone yields the protein MMRKKCLIMGCALLLALASIGAQAGIIASATRVIFHEGETEKTLMLLNTNGYPIVAQTWIDNGDVNAAPELSRAPFVTLPSVFALQPSALKGLRILFAGASLPADRESVFWLNLYEIPPSRPATPPLASRVTLAMNTQMKIFYRPSALKGNADNAAEAVSFTLQKSPGGYLLRCHNRSAFYLSFARIAVQTDRRDAPVRQESDMMTAPFSTRDYHLDDVAASELPSQITVQATLINDQGQQIVKSYTANP from the coding sequence ATGATGAGAAAGAAATGCCTGATTATGGGATGCGCCCTGCTGCTGGCGCTGGCTTCCATCGGCGCGCAGGCGGGCATCATCGCCTCCGCCACGCGGGTGATCTTTCACGAGGGCGAGACGGAAAAAACCCTGATGCTGCTCAACACCAACGGCTATCCGATCGTGGCGCAAACCTGGATCGATAACGGTGACGTCAACGCCGCCCCCGAACTGTCCCGCGCGCCGTTTGTCACCCTGCCCAGCGTATTCGCCCTGCAGCCTTCGGCGCTGAAGGGGCTGCGGATCCTGTTTGCCGGCGCGAGCCTGCCCGCCGACAGGGAGTCGGTGTTCTGGCTTAACCTGTATGAGATCCCGCCCAGCCGGCCGGCCACGCCGCCGCTGGCGTCGCGCGTGACGCTGGCGATGAACACGCAGATGAAAATCTTCTACCGGCCCAGCGCGCTGAAGGGAAACGCCGACAACGCGGCCGAGGCCGTTTCGTTCACGCTGCAAAAATCACCGGGCGGCTATCTGCTGCGCTGTCACAACCGGTCGGCGTTTTATCTCTCGTTCGCGCGCATCGCCGTGCAAACCGACAGGCGCGATGCCCCGGTGCGGCAAGAAAGCGACATGATGACCGCGCCATTCAGCACGCGAGATTATCACCTGGACGACGTTGCAGCGTCGGAACTCCCCTCTCAGATCACCGTTCAGGCCACCCTCATCAACGACCAGGGCCAACAGATCGTCAAGTCATACACAGCAAACCCATAA
- a CDS encoding fimbrial protein → MKRISYLVAAPALFALSLFGAPAALAQCTRVAPWIDSGCDPCGVGTALGRVNLTSTYLQPVGTPLGTSVFDLTSGTRYPDPNKVLYECDAGDVGQIYEVFATNGDDRVGGYYDLGARDGNPNYYATYFPYVGIRLTHLDSGKVFTRYWQSAPITRYATVGNKIQIRVKDFSAIRADLIRISSLPGAGASNYCGYSAGNPLVGMASTTGNSNYTCTQPNGYVTFQGPGIASDPIGSDSATNYATWGTGRWNAMGMGTAPISSLTYTATCVARNVTPLVILPTLSVSQLTAGQTSQAQFTLNIECDNAAVSGVSSNNTALGLQVPYESYVAAQRLGLVSANGGVSYLLSSGYGTDSSVATGVGIALANAGNGAPMNFVGWARCSAGQCPQGNDAGWYPVLNGASGGGSTAAGFTHYTTQLTATLARLPGQTVTAGKVDARAYVWVKVQ, encoded by the coding sequence ATGAAACGCATTTCTTATCTGGTCGCCGCCCCGGCGCTGTTCGCCCTGTCGCTGTTCGGCGCGCCCGCGGCGCTGGCGCAATGCACGCGGGTCGCCCCCTGGATCGACTCCGGCTGCGATCCTTGCGGGGTGGGCACGGCGCTGGGTCGGGTCAACCTGACCAGCACCTATCTGCAGCCCGTCGGCACGCCGCTCGGCACCAGCGTGTTCGATCTGACCTCCGGCACCCGCTATCCCGATCCCAATAAGGTGCTGTATGAATGCGATGCCGGCGATGTCGGGCAAATTTATGAAGTCTTCGCCACCAACGGCGACGATCGCGTCGGCGGCTATTACGATCTGGGCGCCAGGGACGGCAACCCCAACTATTACGCCACCTACTTCCCTTACGTCGGCATCCGTTTGACCCACCTGGATTCCGGCAAGGTTTTTACCCGTTACTGGCAGTCGGCGCCGATTACCCGCTACGCCACCGTCGGCAACAAAATCCAGATCCGGGTGAAAGACTTCAGCGCCATCCGCGCCGATCTGATCCGCATCAGCTCGCTGCCGGGCGCGGGCGCCAGCAACTACTGCGGCTACAGCGCCGGCAACCCGCTGGTGGGCATGGCGTCGACCACCGGCAATTCGAACTATACCTGCACGCAGCCGAACGGCTATGTCACCTTTCAGGGGCCCGGCATCGCCTCGGATCCTATCGGCAGCGATTCCGCCACCAACTACGCCACCTGGGGCACCGGGCGCTGGAATGCGATGGGCATGGGCACCGCACCGATCTCTTCGCTGACCTATACCGCCACCTGCGTGGCGCGCAACGTCACGCCGCTGGTGATCCTGCCGACCCTCTCCGTCAGCCAGTTGACCGCCGGGCAAACCTCACAGGCGCAGTTCACCCTCAATATCGAATGTGACAACGCCGCCGTGTCCGGCGTCAGCAGCAACAATACCGCCCTCGGCCTGCAGGTGCCGTATGAAAGCTATGTCGCGGCGCAGCGACTCGGGTTGGTCAGCGCCAACGGCGGCGTGAGTTACCTGCTCTCCAGCGGCTACGGCACCGACAGCAGCGTCGCTACCGGCGTGGGCATCGCGCTCGCCAACGCCGGCAACGGCGCGCCAATGAACTTTGTCGGCTGGGCGCGCTGCAGCGCCGGGCAATGCCCGCAGGGCAACGACGCCGGCTGGTATCCGGTGCTCAACGGCGCCAGCGGCGGCGGCAGCACCGCGGCGGGGTTTACCCACTACACCACCCAGCTCACCGCCACGCTCGCCCGGCTGCCTGGCCAAACCGTCACCGCCGGCAAGGTGGACGCCAGGGCCTACGTCTGGGTTAAGGTGCAATGA
- a CDS encoding fimbria/pilus outer membrane usher protein translates to MFDVRKATPLPARWCCALLALPLGCAAADGYTFDPALLRGSVLSNSALSQFNQQDAVAPGSYQIDLYLNGQFLERDQIRFVRADKQVLPCFDRPQLTRFGLKNPPAAEAECLLPGRDLKDIAVNADISRLRLDLSIPQALLNGQPRGSVNPASLDSGESMAFVNYNLNQYHVSYRQGQTRDLDSTYANLNGGFNLGLWRYRQQSSYRYDREFGGHLDTSRRYVQRAILPWRSEMLLGEGFTDGHFFSGLGFRGIQLSSDDRMLPDSQRGYAPVVRGVAKSNARVTVLQGKSTLYETTVAPGPFAINDLYATNYAGDLTVVVTEADGSVSTFTVPFAAVPESIRPGQSRYSAIVGRSRYVGDNDLFSEVTWQHGLTNALTFNLGNQLADGYQAMMLGGVYSNELGAFGMDTTYSHASLPDGGASGWMLHLSYSRTFSPTDTTLSIAGYRHSTEGFRDLSDVLGVRRAAVTGQRWQSDSYRQRSRFEVAVNQGMGAFGSLTMSGSTQDYRDQRGRDNQLQLGWGKTFGNGVALNLSVTRTRSLGYSNGDYRGYGPLDNVYSAPLAQNTQTVTALSLSFPLGRSSSAPSVSLLANHSQGQGGNYQAALSGSVGDEQPVSYGLNFTTDDDRQQSIWGGNLQTRLPYANVTGSFSTARQYRQGSLSLQGAVVAHRGGVTLGPYVGDTFALIEAPGASGAQVMDGQGARVDRFGYALAPALVPYHYNTVALNPEGMNDKAELEDGQRRVAPYAGATVRLRFNTVRGQALLITAQRPDNAPIPMGATVLDKAGNSVGMVGQANQVYLRSDRNAGVLTLNWGDAPGQQCTLHYRLPVAEDSPMQRLSAPCR, encoded by the coding sequence ATGTTCGATGTCCGCAAGGCGACGCCGCTGCCCGCGCGCTGGTGCTGCGCGCTGCTGGCGCTGCCGCTGGGCTGCGCCGCCGCCGACGGCTATACCTTCGATCCCGCGCTGCTGCGCGGCAGCGTGCTGAGCAACAGCGCCCTGAGCCAGTTCAACCAACAGGACGCCGTCGCCCCCGGCAGCTATCAGATCGATCTGTACCTCAACGGCCAGTTTCTCGAACGCGACCAAATTCGCTTCGTGCGCGCAGACAAGCAGGTGCTGCCCTGTTTCGATCGGCCGCAGCTGACACGCTTCGGGCTGAAGAATCCGCCGGCGGCCGAGGCGGAATGCCTGCTGCCCGGCCGGGATCTCAAAGACATCGCGGTGAATGCCGATATCTCGCGGCTACGGCTGGATCTGAGCATTCCGCAGGCGCTGTTGAACGGCCAGCCGCGCGGCAGCGTCAACCCCGCCAGCCTGGACAGCGGCGAATCGATGGCCTTCGTCAATTACAACCTCAACCAGTACCACGTCAGCTACCGGCAGGGGCAAACCCGCGACCTCGATTCGACCTACGCCAACCTGAACGGCGGGTTCAACCTCGGGCTATGGCGCTACCGTCAGCAGTCCAGCTACCGCTACGATCGGGAGTTCGGCGGTCACCTGGACACCAGCCGCCGCTACGTGCAGCGCGCAATCCTGCCCTGGCGCAGCGAAATGCTGTTGGGCGAAGGCTTTACCGACGGGCACTTCTTCTCTGGCCTGGGCTTTCGCGGCATTCAGCTCAGTTCGGACGATCGCATGCTGCCGGATTCACAGCGCGGCTATGCGCCGGTGGTGCGCGGCGTGGCGAAAAGCAACGCGCGCGTGACGGTGCTGCAGGGCAAAAGCACGCTGTACGAAACCACCGTTGCGCCGGGGCCGTTCGCCATCAACGATCTGTACGCCACCAACTACGCCGGCGATCTGACCGTAGTGGTGACCGAAGCCGACGGCAGCGTCAGCACCTTCACCGTGCCGTTCGCCGCAGTGCCGGAATCCATCCGCCCCGGCCAGTCTCGCTACTCCGCCATTGTCGGCCGTTCCCGCTACGTCGGCGACAACGATCTGTTCAGCGAAGTGACCTGGCAGCACGGCCTGACCAACGCCCTGACCTTCAACCTCGGCAACCAGCTGGCGGACGGCTATCAGGCGATGATGCTGGGCGGCGTGTACAGCAACGAACTGGGCGCCTTCGGCATGGACACAACCTATTCCCACGCCAGCCTGCCGGACGGCGGCGCCTCAGGCTGGATGCTGCATCTCTCTTACAGCCGAACCTTCAGCCCGACGGACACCACCTTATCCATCGCCGGCTACCGCCACTCCACCGAAGGTTTCCGCGATCTCAGCGACGTGCTCGGCGTGCGGCGCGCCGCCGTCACCGGCCAACGCTGGCAGTCCGACTCCTACCGCCAGCGTTCGCGTTTCGAGGTGGCCGTCAATCAGGGCATGGGCGCGTTCGGCAGCCTGACGATGTCCGGCTCGACCCAGGACTACCGCGATCAGCGCGGCCGCGATAATCAGCTCCAGTTGGGCTGGGGGAAAACCTTCGGCAACGGCGTGGCGCTTAACCTCTCCGTCACCCGCACCCGCAGCCTGGGCTACAGCAACGGCGACTACCGCGGCTACGGGCCGCTGGACAACGTCTACAGCGCGCCGTTGGCGCAGAACACGCAGACCGTCACCGCCCTGTCGCTGAGCTTCCCGCTCGGGCGTTCGTCATCCGCCCCCAGCGTCTCGCTGCTGGCCAACCACAGCCAGGGTCAGGGCGGCAACTATCAGGCTGCGCTGTCGGGCAGCGTCGGTGACGAGCAGCCAGTCAGCTACGGCCTGAACTTCACCACCGACGACGATCGCCAACAAAGCATCTGGGGCGGCAACCTGCAAACCCGCCTGCCCTACGCCAACGTCACCGGCTCGTTCTCCACCGCGCGCCAATATCGACAAGGCTCACTGTCGCTGCAGGGCGCGGTGGTGGCGCACCGCGGCGGCGTGACATTAGGGCCGTATGTCGGTGACACCTTCGCCCTGATCGAGGCGCCCGGCGCCAGCGGCGCGCAGGTGATGGACGGCCAGGGCGCGCGTGTCGATCGCTTCGGCTATGCGCTGGCGCCGGCGCTGGTGCCCTATCACTACAACACCGTCGCGCTGAACCCCGAGGGTATGAATGACAAAGCGGAACTGGAAGACGGCCAGCGGCGCGTGGCGCCGTACGCTGGCGCCACGGTGCGCCTGCGCTTCAACACCGTGCGCGGCCAGGCGCTGCTGATCACCGCGCAGCGGCCCGATAACGCGCCGATCCCGATGGGCGCCACCGTATTGGACAAAGCGGGCAACAGCGTGGGCATGGTCGGCCAGGCCAATCAGGTGTATCTGCGCAGCGACCGGAATGCCGGTGTGCTGACGCTGAACTGGGGCGACGCGCCCGGTCAGCAGTGCACGCTGCATTACCGCCTGCCCGTCGCGGAAGACAGCCCGATGCAACGGCTCAGCGCCCCGTGCCGCTAG
- a CDS encoding fimbrial biogenesis chaperone has product MTRSLYRFTFMPQITRSARRWAALSLCLMSFAATHALASVTLLGNRVIYPAEAREKTLQFTNDDGAPALMQIWLDINNPQSTPENADAPFVASPQIFRMAPHSGQMVRLSFVGQPLARDRESLFYLNFLQVPAVRQTDSDKNKLLLVVTNRLKVFYRPAGLAGDANHVIDRLSLRQVGNALRIDNPTGYYANVSQAAILSGAKRTVIPQADLIPPFSQASWPVNGEVRQVALRVINDYGVEITRTLNVAR; this is encoded by the coding sequence ATGACTCGCTCCCTTTATCGGTTCACGTTTATGCCGCAGATAACCCGCTCCGCCCGCCGATGGGCCGCCCTGTCGCTTTGCCTGATGAGTTTTGCCGCCACCCACGCCTTGGCCAGCGTAACGCTGCTCGGCAACCGCGTGATCTACCCCGCCGAGGCGCGGGAAAAAACGCTGCAGTTCACCAATGACGACGGCGCCCCGGCGCTGATGCAGATCTGGCTCGACATCAATAACCCGCAGTCCACGCCGGAAAACGCCGATGCGCCCTTTGTCGCCTCGCCGCAAATCTTCCGCATGGCCCCGCACAGCGGGCAAATGGTGCGGCTGTCGTTCGTCGGCCAGCCGCTGGCGCGCGATCGCGAATCGCTGTTCTACCTCAACTTCCTGCAGGTGCCCGCCGTGCGTCAGACGGACAGCGACAAGAACAAACTGCTGCTGGTGGTCACCAATCGGCTGAAGGTGTTCTATCGCCCCGCCGGGCTGGCCGGCGACGCCAACCACGTCATCGATCGGCTCAGCCTGCGCCAGGTCGGCAACGCGCTGCGCATCGACAACCCGACCGGCTACTACGCCAACGTCAGCCAGGCCGCGATCCTGAGCGGCGCGAAACGCACCGTGATCCCGCAGGCGGATCTGATCCCGCCGTTTTCGCAGGCCAGCTGGCCGGTGAACGGGGAGGTGCGGCAGGTCGCGCTGCGCGTCATCAATGACTATGGGGTGGAAATCACGCGCACCCTGAACGTCGCGCGCTGA
- a CDS encoding fimbrial protein encodes MNVKLVALSMLALSGACAAASSNTVQFKGEVSTQTCSVNINGNQSNPVVLLPTVAASKLAAKGATAGDTTFTVNVTGCAAATSDTAIKTVLAGNNPTTNGNLGNAGDAAKVSIQLLDSDATTPLSFASGSTVTTSAMTLAKDATSTSQNLVARYYAEDTGVAAGSVIATAQFAISYK; translated from the coding sequence ATGAATGTTAAATTAGTCGCATTATCCATGCTGGCTCTCTCCGGCGCCTGTGCGGCCGCCTCATCCAATACCGTGCAATTCAAAGGCGAAGTCAGCACGCAAACCTGTTCGGTGAATATTAACGGCAACCAATCCAACCCGGTCGTGTTGCTGCCGACCGTCGCCGCCAGCAAACTCGCCGCCAAAGGCGCCACCGCCGGCGACACCACCTTTACCGTTAACGTGACGGGCTGCGCCGCGGCGACCAGCGATACGGCGATCAAAACCGTGCTGGCGGGCAACAACCCGACCACCAACGGCAACCTGGGCAACGCGGGCGATGCGGCCAAGGTGTCCATTCAACTGCTGGACAGCGACGCCACCACGCCGCTGTCATTCGCCAGCGGTTCGACCGTCACCACCTCCGCGATGACGCTGGCGAAGGACGCCACCTCCACCTCACAGAATCTGGTGGCCCGCTACTACGCGGAAGACACCGGCGTGGCGGCCGGTTCGGTGATCGCCACCGCCCAGTTCGCCATTAGCTACAAATAA
- a CDS encoding helix-turn-helix transcriptional regulator has product MDFPHEIYRFEAYLRFVDLCRAEYKDVRILFFVDKTSPLILAFIAAARPDAILHKREALQVVRETCAALVRREAAGERRVVNRHRAAAITPGEAAVLCETARTEDIRQTARRLNLHPKTVYSHLNNAGKKFGIRNRVELLKMIALL; this is encoded by the coding sequence ATGGATTTTCCCCATGAAATCTATCGGTTCGAAGCCTATTTGAGGTTTGTTGACCTTTGCCGCGCTGAATATAAAGACGTCCGGATACTGTTCTTCGTCGATAAGACTTCGCCGCTGATCCTGGCATTTATCGCGGCGGCGCGGCCGGATGCGATTTTGCACAAACGGGAAGCGCTGCAGGTGGTGCGGGAAACCTGCGCGGCGCTAGTCCGCCGTGAAGCGGCGGGCGAACGGCGCGTGGTGAACCGGCATCGGGCGGCGGCGATCACGCCTGGCGAGGCGGCGGTGCTGTGTGAAACCGCCCGCACCGAAGATATCCGCCAGACCGCGCGGCGGCTGAATTTGCACCCGAAAACCGTTTATTCGCACCTCAACAATGCCGGCAAGAAGTTCGGCATCCGTAATCGGGTGGAACTGCTGAAGATGATTGCGCTGTTGTAG
- a CDS encoding tautomerase family protein translates to MPRFYVNVFFHALPPGSAYLGGEPADDFVRVTIDHIARAMDNDAEQQQFLAACTRILQPDVAARGLCRELHADETPFSLWTIDELKPPAPGPSAGERWRSENRPSAWEGS, encoded by the coding sequence TTGCCGCGTTTTTACGTCAACGTGTTTTTTCACGCGCTGCCGCCAGGGTCGGCCTATCTCGGCGGCGAGCCGGCCGATGACTTCGTGCGGGTGACCATCGATCATATCGCCCGCGCCATGGACAACGACGCGGAGCAGCAGCAATTCCTGGCGGCCTGCACCCGCATCCTGCAACCCGACGTCGCCGCCCGCGGGCTGTGTCGGGAACTGCACGCCGACGAAACGCCGTTCTCGCTGTGGACCATTGACGAATTGAAACCGCCGGCGCCGGGGCCTTCGGCGGGGGAGAGGTGGCGCAGCGAGAATCGGCCCTCGGCGTGGGAGGGAAGTTGA
- a CDS encoding efflux RND transporter permease subunit, translating into MNISTWSIRNPIPSILLFVILSVAGFYSFKLMKIQSFPDMDVPTVTVSASLPGAAPPQLETEVARKLEDTVSSVQGLKNLRTTIQDGLVDISAEFRLEKPVQEAVDEVRSAVQSIRTELPTDLRDPIVRKLNITGKPVLAFSISASKMDENELSWFVDNTLSRRLRGVAGVGSVTRVGGVNREIQVELDPVKLEAIGATAAEVSRQLRDVQMDATGGRVDLGRGKQPLRLVARVKNVDELAAVELSLPGGQRFRLDDVATLKDTIAERSSLALLNGQKVVGFEITRAKGAGEVEVGDKVEKVLAQLRAERPDLHVTQVFDFVRPVQEEFDASMHMIYEGAILAILVVFMFLRDIRATLISAAALPLSILPAFIGMDMMGFSLSIVTLLALSLVIGLLVDDAIVEVENIERHIGMGKPPYQAAMDAASEIGLAVVATTFALIAVFLPTAFMSGVAGRFFTQFGWTAALAVFASLVVARLLTPMMAAYLMKPHTRPQRDPFWMALYLRACRWTLRHRGLTLALAGGFFIGSLMLIPLLPQGFFPADDNSQTQVTLELPPGSTLEQTQAVAERARHRLAPIPHIRNIYTTIGGGATGGDVMASDGKTDVRMATLTVLLDARNERPKKQVIEGEIRTAMAALPGVRSKVGFGGSGEKYQLVLAGDDPQLLAKAADAVLSDLRQIPGLGNITSSAGLARSEVLLQPNFAKAADLGVSGVAIADTLRIATVGDYDQFLSKFNVEQRQIPIVVKLSKDIREDMGVLERLTVPGARGPVLLNQIVNIEQGSGPAQINRINRTRSVTLDVELSGTQLGDLAAQVAKLPSIQNLPTGVHQVVQGDDEMMKELFSGFGTAMVAGILAIYIVLVLLFKDFFQPITILAALPLSLGGAFVGLLLAGQSFSMSSLIGLIMLMGIATKNSILLVDYAIESRRGHYGPNGEVLNKPMSRTEALIDACHKRSRPVIMTTLAMGAGMLPVALGFGSADPSFRSPMAVAVIGGLITSTVLSLLVIPVVYTLIDDLENWLRKLPSLLARSKNLSGRKKAGFAMLTVVLLYWLAFPVIPFLDIPYKIVVVSTLVVVGETLFVIAIALLGKEYWGQIKHWLRQKVFKRKG; encoded by the coding sequence ATGAATATCTCAACCTGGTCCATTCGCAACCCTATTCCGTCCATCTTGCTCTTTGTCATCTTGAGCGTTGCCGGCTTTTATTCTTTCAAATTGATGAAGATCCAGAGCTTCCCGGACATGGATGTGCCCACGGTCACCGTATCCGCTTCGCTTCCGGGCGCTGCGCCGCCCCAGCTCGAAACGGAGGTGGCGCGCAAGCTGGAGGACACCGTCTCTTCGGTACAGGGTTTGAAGAACCTGCGCACCACGATCCAGGATGGACTGGTCGATATCTCAGCGGAGTTTCGTCTGGAAAAACCCGTTCAGGAAGCGGTGGATGAAGTCCGCTCAGCCGTGCAAAGCATTCGCACCGAATTGCCGACGGATTTGCGTGATCCTATCGTTCGCAAGCTCAACATCACGGGCAAACCTGTCCTGGCCTTTTCCATCAGCGCCAGCAAGATGGATGAGAATGAGCTGTCCTGGTTCGTGGACAATACCCTGTCGCGGCGTCTGAGAGGCGTCGCCGGCGTAGGGTCGGTCACCCGTGTGGGCGGCGTGAACCGCGAGATCCAAGTCGAACTCGATCCGGTCAAACTGGAGGCGATTGGCGCCACCGCCGCCGAGGTTTCCCGCCAGTTGCGCGATGTACAGATGGACGCGACGGGCGGGCGAGTCGATCTGGGGCGGGGAAAACAGCCGCTGCGTTTGGTCGCCCGCGTCAAGAACGTGGATGAATTAGCCGCAGTCGAACTGTCGTTGCCCGGCGGGCAACGTTTTCGCCTGGACGACGTGGCGACGCTGAAAGACACCATTGCGGAACGCAGTTCACTTGCGCTCCTCAACGGCCAGAAGGTGGTTGGCTTTGAGATCACGCGCGCCAAAGGCGCCGGTGAAGTCGAGGTCGGCGACAAGGTTGAAAAAGTTCTGGCGCAATTGCGTGCGGAGCGGCCTGATTTGCACGTCACGCAGGTCTTCGACTTTGTCCGGCCTGTGCAGGAGGAGTTCGACGCCTCCATGCACATGATTTATGAAGGCGCCATTCTCGCCATCCTGGTGGTCTTCATGTTTCTGCGCGATATCCGAGCGACGTTGATCTCGGCGGCGGCGTTGCCCCTGTCGATTTTACCGGCCTTCATCGGTATGGACATGATGGGCTTCTCGCTCAGTATCGTCACGCTGCTGGCGCTATCGCTGGTGATTGGCCTGTTGGTGGATGATGCCATCGTCGAAGTGGAGAACATCGAACGCCACATCGGCATGGGCAAACCGCCGTACCAGGCCGCGATGGATGCCGCATCGGAAATCGGCCTGGCCGTCGTCGCCACGACATTTGCCTTGATCGCCGTTTTCCTGCCGACGGCCTTCATGTCCGGCGTTGCCGGAAGATTCTTCACGCAGTTTGGATGGACGGCGGCGCTGGCGGTGTTTGCCTCGCTGGTTGTGGCGCGCTTGCTGACGCCGATGATGGCCGCCTACCTGATGAAGCCGCATACGCGCCCTCAGCGCGATCCTTTCTGGATGGCGCTCTACCTGCGCGCCTGTCGGTGGACGCTGCGGCACCGCGGGCTCACCCTGGCGCTGGCCGGCGGGTTCTTTATCGGCTCTCTGATGCTTATCCCTCTGCTGCCCCAGGGCTTTTTCCCTGCAGATGACAACTCCCAGACGCAGGTGACGTTGGAACTGCCGCCGGGGAGCACGCTGGAACAAACCCAGGCAGTGGCCGAACGCGCTCGGCATCGCCTGGCCCCCATCCCGCATATCCGCAACATCTATACCACCATCGGTGGCGGCGCAACGGGCGGCGATGTCATGGCTTCCGACGGAAAAACCGATGTTCGCATGGCAACGCTGACGGTGTTGTTGGATGCGCGTAACGAGCGCCCGAAGAAACAGGTCATCGAAGGCGAGATACGCACGGCGATGGCAGCGCTTCCGGGCGTGCGCAGCAAGGTGGGGTTTGGCGGCTCAGGTGAAAAATACCAATTGGTGCTGGCCGGCGATGATCCTCAGCTGCTGGCAAAGGCGGCCGATGCCGTATTAAGTGACCTGCGGCAGATCCCCGGCCTCGGCAATATTACCTCCAGCGCCGGGCTGGCGCGCAGCGAAGTCCTCTTGCAGCCCAATTTCGCCAAAGCGGCCGATCTGGGGGTATCGGGCGTCGCGATTGCCGATACCTTGCGTATCGCAACCGTGGGTGACTACGATCAGTTTCTGTCAAAATTCAACGTGGAGCAGCGCCAGATCCCGATCGTCGTCAAGCTGTCAAAGGACATCCGTGAAGATATGGGGGTACTTGAACGTTTGACCGTACCAGGCGCCAGAGGCCCGGTGCTGCTCAATCAGATCGTCAATATCGAGCAAGGCAGTGGGCCGGCGCAGATTAATCGCATCAATCGCACACGCAGCGTGACCCTTGACGTGGAACTGTCGGGCACCCAGCTCGGGGATCTGGCCGCTCAGGTGGCGAAGCTGCCGTCAATCCAGAATCTGCCGACCGGCGTGCACCAGGTTGTGCAGGGTGATGACGAAATGATGAAGGAGCTGTTTTCCGGTTTCGGTACGGCAATGGTCGCCGGCATCCTGGCCATCTATATCGTGCTGGTTCTGCTGTTCAAAGACTTCTTCCAACCGATCACCATTCTGGCCGCGCTCCCGCTGTCATTGGGCGGCGCATTCGTTGGGTTACTGCTGGCGGGCCAGTCTTTCTCGATGTCATCCCTGATCGGGTTAATCATGTTGATGGGGATTGCGACCAAAAACTCGATCCTGCTGGTCGATTATGCGATCGAGTCACGGCGCGGCCATTACGGCCCGAATGGCGAAGTGCTCAATAAACCCATGAGCCGGACAGAGGCGCTGATTGATGCCTGCCACAAACGTTCCCGCCCCGTCATCATGACGACGTTAGCGATGGGGGCGGGCATGTTGCCCGTGGCTCTGGGTTTCGGCAGTGCCGATCCCAGCTTCCGCAGCCCGATGGCGGTGGCCGTCATCGGAGGATTGATCACCTCCACCGTGCTGAGCCTGCTGGTTATCCCTGTCGTTTATACCCTGATTGACGATCTCGAAAACTGGCTGCGCAAGTTGCCCAGCCTACTGGCACGCAGCAAGAACCTGAGCGGGAGGAAAAAAGCCGGGTTTGCCATGCTTACCGTGGTTTTGCTGTATTGGCTGGCATTTCCTGTCATTCCGTTCCTCGACATTCCCTACAAGATTGTCGTTGTCTCTACGCTTGTCGTGGTCGGTGAAACCTTGTTTGTCATTGCCATCGCCCTGCTGGGCAAAGAGTATTGGGGCCAGATCAAACACTGGCTGCGGCAGAAGGTCTTTAAGCGAAAAGGCTAA